The following are from one region of the Geoalkalibacter subterraneus genome:
- the ccsA gene encoding cytochrome c biogenesis protein CcsA — protein sequence MTIWLPNAALFAHLLAAALQVTTLFSDRRTLRFSAILCVGFGFGAQTLFFGQATWQAGYLPVTNLFSTLFFFSWALAGSYLYFELRYRIGAVGLFALSVVALLLFGALRQEPTLPPLIPALDTPLFTLHVACSFIGYAMFALAFSAGVAYLVPAGLRPQRFPGREPLRRLNEEAVFLGFIFFSLCMISGSFWAAMAWGFWFSWNIKGVWSFIVWLFYAGMCHAKFIRRWQGTGYALLSIAGFAIVLHSTDVRK from the coding sequence GTGACAATCTGGCTACCCAATGCTGCCCTGTTTGCCCACCTGCTGGCTGCGGCCCTGCAGGTCACCACACTTTTCAGCGACCGACGCACTCTGCGTTTTTCTGCCATCCTCTGCGTCGGGTTCGGTTTCGGTGCCCAGACCCTTTTCTTTGGACAGGCCACCTGGCAAGCCGGTTACCTGCCGGTGACCAACCTGTTCTCGACCCTGTTTTTCTTCAGCTGGGCGCTGGCCGGCAGTTACCTGTATTTTGAGCTGCGCTACCGTATCGGTGCCGTCGGCCTGTTTGCCCTCAGCGTTGTTGCGCTGCTGTTGTTCGGGGCGCTGCGCCAGGAACCGACTCTTCCGCCGCTCATCCCCGCCCTCGACACACCGCTGTTCACGCTGCACGTGGCCTGCTCTTTTATCGGCTACGCCATGTTTGCGCTGGCTTTTTCGGCCGGAGTCGCATACCTGGTCCCGGCAGGTTTACGCCCGCAACGGTTCCCCGGACGCGAACCGCTGCGGCGGCTCAATGAAGAAGCGGTCTTTCTCGGTTTTATCTTCTTCAGCCTGTGCATGATCAGCGGCAGTTTCTGGGCCGCAATGGCCTGGGGCTTCTGGTTTTCCTGGAACATCAAGGGCGTGTGGTCCTTCATCGTATGGCTGTTCTACGCCGGCATGTGTCACGCCAAATTTATCCGCCGCTGGCAGGGCACGGGCTACGCCCTGCTCTCCATTGCCGGTTTCGCCATCGTGCTACATAGCACCGACGTCAGAAAATGA